Genomic DNA from Desulfuromonas acetexigens:
GTTACTGCGTACTGACAGATTTATTTTCAAGCCAAATTCCGCCACATAAACTTGCACCACCACCAATCCCTCGTCAAGTCGGGAATCCATGTAATATTCCCACTTTTTTCTCTTACCCCTTCCGCCACCACCGCTCCGGCACCGTCTCCTTCCACCCCAGTTTTTCAATCACCGCCGCGAAGCTGTCTTCGAGAGGCGCGGTGATGCGGAGCGGTTGGCCGGTTACGGGGTGGGGGAGGGTGATTTCGACGGCGGCGAGGAGCAGGCGGTGGCAGGCGTAGGTTTCACGGAAGAACCGGTTGTGTCGCCCTTCGCCATGCTTGGTGTCACCGATGAGGGGGTGGAAGAGGTGCTTGAAGTGGCGGCGCAGCTGGTGCTTGCGCCCGGTTTTCGGCCGCGCCTCGACCAGGCTGTAGCGGCTGCTGGGGTAGCGGCCGACGGGGCAGGGGAGTTCGACCGTGGCGAGGCGACGGAATTCGGTGACCGCCGGCTGCGGCCCCTTGTCGGGTCGGGCCAACCGGTCGCTGTGCCGGTCGAGTTCCTCGGTCAGGGGATAATCAATGACCCCCTCTTCTGGGGGAATCCCCCGGACCACGGCGAGATAGGTCTTCTCCACCGCTCCAGCGGCGAAGGCCTCGCCCATCCGTCGGGCGACATCGGGGTTGAGGGCGAGCAACAGCACCCCGGAGGTCGGCCGGGCGAGGCGATGGACCGGGTAGACCCATTGCCCCAGTTGATCGCGCACCAGCTGCAGGGCGAAGCGGGTTTCACGCCGGTCGATTTCGCTGCGATGGACGAGGAGACCGGACGGTTTGTTGACCGCCACCAGATGCTCATCCCGATAGAGAATTTCCAGCCTTTCTCCGGAATCGTCCGTTAGGGAGGGTGGGGTTCGGATCACTTTGTACCGATTTTCAGCGTTCATTATCGCCTGTCAAAGTTTCCGGAGGGGCCCGTCTATCGCCGGCAGACCTGCCGCTAGCAGACGTAAATAGAGGAGGGGGGCTTACGCTCAGCCGGCGAAGAGCTGGATGAAGATTTCGAAGAGCTTGCGGTCGAGGTCCGAGGTGAACTGCTGGTACATGATCTTGAAGGCGTCGAAGGTCGATTTGCGCTGGTGGTAGGGGCGGTCGGCGGTCAAGGCCTCGTAGACATCCGCCAGCCGGCAGATGCGGGCGTAAGGGTGGATGTCATCCCCGGTCAGGGCATTAGGGTAGCCCTTGCCGTCATCCCGCTCATGGTGCTGAAGGGCGATAATCTTCGCCTCTTCGGTGAGCAGCCCGCTTTCGGCGAGCATAATATGACCGTCGTCCGGATGTTTGTTGACGATTTGGCGTTCGCTTTCGGTCAAAGCTCCCGGCTTGTTGAGGATCTCGATGGGAATCCGGCATTTACCGAGATCGTGGAGGAAAAACCCGGGACCTAATGTTTCCATCTTTTTCATTGAGTCGCTACCGAAAAAGATTTTCGCCAGGGCGACGCCGTAAATCCCCACATTGGTGCAGTGGGTGTAGGTCGAATGGTCGTAGGCGGTGAGACGGATCAAGTGCCGGGTGGCGCTGTCGTCGGTCATGATCAGGCTGACCGTCGGCAGAATCGCCTCCTGGGCCTGACGAACGAAGGGAGCCCGGGGTTCATCGAAGGCCCAGCGGAGAATTTCCTGACAGGAGGCGTGGACCGCCTGGGCCTTCTTTTCTGAGCTGGTATGGGGATCGCGAACAACGGAAATCAGCGAATTTTTCAGGAAGTCGAAATAGACCGGGCTGTCTCCTTCCTGAATGTATAGGTAGTTCAGGCCATGGGTCAGCAGTCGTTCACGTACAACGCGATCGACGGGGAGACGGCGCTGGGAAAAGAGCACGAAACGGTTATGGCCCGTTCTGCGATAGAGATCGCACGGCGTGACCATCTCCGGGTCGAGACACCGCAGATCAACAGGGTACCATCCCTGTTCGCTCACCGGAGGAAGGGACGAATGTTCGGTGGAAGGGGTCAGGGGTGTCGGCTGTTCCTGCAATAGAGCCTCGCAAAGTTCAAGAGCTGGGATCTTTATACCGCTCAACATTTTACCTTACCCGATGAAAGAAAATCCAGCTTCCTCCGATTGCATAGCCCAATGGACCCGCGCACAAACAAAAAAACGGCGCTCACAGGGAACGCCGCTTGCCATACTTATATTCAGCGAAGCGTCTCAGACGTCGCCGACTTGGTGTAAAATCGAACCTTCGAACGGACGCCCCTCTTTCTGCGCCATACTCTGGATCAGCTGCTGACCGCCAAAAGCGGCGGTTTTTGTCACCAGGGTTTCCGCCAGCTCTCCATCCCGGGCCTTGAATGCTTCAAGCAGCTTGCGATGCTCCTGCACCGAGACTTCCATCCGCCCCGGCAAGCTCAGGGAAGCCATGCGCAGACGATTAAACTTGAGCAGAAGCTGGCTGATCAATTCCAACAGCTTATCATTCCCCGAGGCGCGAATAAACGCTTCATGAAAGTCGCTGTGAACCCGGAAAAAATTTTTGACATCCCCCTCGCGGGCGAGCTTTTCCAGGCGGTCATTGATCGTTTCCAGCCGCTCAATATCCCGGTCGCTAAGCTTGTCGGCGGCCATTCTCGCCGCATAACCTTCAAGCACGCTCTTGATGGCGTAGAACTCCTCCACATCCCGTTCCGACAGGGAAGCGACGACCGCGCCCTTGCGGGGGATAACGGTCAGGTAGCCTTCCGATTCCAACTGGCGGAAGGCTTCCCGGATCGGCGTGCGGCTGATGCCAAAACGCTCTGCTAATTCCGGCTCCGCAACCTTCTCCCCCGGCTTCAGGGAACCTTTAAGTATCGCTTCACGGATCGTTTCGAGAATCTTTTCCCGTAAAGTCAAATGACTGTCGACGAGTTTCTTTCGCACCGAAATACTCCCATCCCCCTGATGAGTTGTCCTTCATCCCCAGCGAATTGTATACAGTATACATTTTATGTCAAGTTTTTTCCGGGAAGAGGTTTGGTTTGTTATGTTTTTTCTCAGTCTTATCCATATCTTCTGAAAGAGTAAATTGTGGGGAGAGATTTATTGATAACCGAATCACTCGCAGAAGAGAGAGAAAGGTTACGACATGAATAAAAAAAGGCGACCCCGGAGAGTCGCCTTATTTCTAAGTTATCAACAAGTGCCTTTTTAACGTCCTTGCCGCCCGGCAACCTGAATACGGATCAGGGCACGCTCCAGAGCGGCCTGCATGACCAAGAAATCCTTATCCTCGGAAGAGAGCTTGCGCAGTGCTTCCTCCGCACGGCCCAAGGCGGCCCGGGCCCGTTCGAGATCAATCTCGTCCGCAGGCTCGGCGGTTTCTACCAGGACGGTCACCTTGTCGTCTTCAACTTCCACATAACCCCAGTTCACGGCCAGATGAAAGACTTCACCGCCACGACGGTACGACAGTTCGCCAATCTTAAGAGTCGTAAGCAGGGGAGTATGCCCGGGAAGAATGCCGAATTCGCCCAGCGTGCCGGGGGCCGTGACCTCATCGACTTCCTCGGAGAGGGCCTTTTTATAGGGGGTGACCAATTCGAGTCTGAGCTTTTCTGCCATTACGAACATCCTTTACCGGAGTGGCGGGGCTTGACGCCCCGCCGCAACAACATCTATCAGGCCGCCAGTTGCTTAGCCTTTTCCAGAGCTTCCTCGATGGTACCAACCATGTAGAAAGCCTGCTCGGGGATGTCGTCGTACTTACCGGCGACGATTTCCTGGAAGCCCTGGATGGTATCCTTGAGCTCCACGTACTTGCCCGGGGAGCCGGTAAAGACCTCGGCAACATGGAAGGGCTGCGAGAGGAAACGCTGAATCTTCCGAGCGCGGGAGACGACCAGCTTATCTTCCTCGGAGAGCTCGTCCATGCCGAGGATGGCAATGATATCCTGCAAGTCCTTGTAACGCTGGAGAACATACTGAACGTCGCGAGCGACCTTGTAATGTTCCTCACCGACCACCTGAGGATCGAGAATCCGGCTGGTGGAGTCAAGCGGGTCGACGGCGGGGTAAATACCCAGCTCGGCAATTTGACGGGAAAGAACGGTCGTGGCGTCGAGGTGGGCAAAGGCCGTGGCCGGCGCCGGGTCGGTCAAGTCGTCAGCAGGAACGTAGATCGCCTGAACCGAGGTAATCGAACCCTTGTTCGTCGTGGTGATCCGCTCCTGCAGCTCGCCCATCTCGGTGGAGAGGGTCGGCTGATAACCAACGGCCGAAGGAATACGGCCGAGCAGAGCCGAAACTTCCGAACCAGCTTGGGTAAAACGGAAGATGTTATCGATAAAGAGGAGCACGTCCTGGCCCTCTTCATCACGGAAATACTCGGCTACGGTCAGAGCCGAAAGGGCGACGCGGGCACGGGCTCCGGGGGGCTCGTTCATCTGGCCATAGATCAGGGCAGCCTTATCGAGAACGCCCGAATCCTTCATTTCGTGCCAGAGGTCGTTCCCTTCGCGGGTCCGCTCGCCAACGCCGGCAAAAACCGAGAAACCGCCGTGCTGTTTGGCGATGTTGTGAATCAGTTCCATAATCAGAACGGTCTTGCCTACGCCGGCGCCGCCGAAGAGGCCGATTTTACCGCCACGGGCGTAAGGAGCGAGGAGGTCAACGACCTTGATACCGGTCTCGAAGGCCTGAACGCTCACCGACTGATCAACAAACTCGGGAGTAGGACGATGAATTTCCCACTCGACTTCAGCGCCGACCGGGCCCGCTTCGTCCACCGGCTCGCCGATGACATTGAGAATACGGCCAAGGGTCTTGCGACCAACCGGCATAACGATCTGCTTACCGGTATCGAGAACCTCCTGCCCACGGACCAAACCGTCGGTGGAATCCATGGCGATGGCGCGCACCGTGTTCTCCCCGAGGTGCTGAGCGACTTCGACCACCAGATTCCACTCCTGGTCGCCAAGGGCGGGATTGGTTACCTTGAGGGCATAGTAGATTTCCGGAAGTTTGCCGGCTTCGAATTCCACGTCGATGACGGGACCGATAACCTGAGTAATTTTTCCTTTATTCATGATGAACCGTTCCTCCTTTATCACACCGGAGCCCGGTGCGAAAGATCGTTCGAATTAATTCTTGACCGATTCCGCTCCGGAAATAATCTCCATGAGCTCCTTGGTGATGGCTGCCTGCCGCGCGCGATTGTATTGCAGGGTCAACTTGCCGATCATTTCCTTGGCGTTCTTGCTGGCACTGTCCATAGCGCTCATGCGGGCGCCATGTTCCGATGCCACAGACTCAAGGAGAGCACGGAAGATCTGCACTTCGACGTTTTTTGGCAGCAACTGCTCCAGGACTGCGCCTCGATTCGGCTCATAAAGATACTGAGTCATCTGCGTCCCCTCGGCAACTTCGCGGGGAATGATCGGCAGCAACTGGGCGGTCGTGACCACCTGGGAAATGGCGCTACGAAAGGCATTGTAGATGAGGTAAACGGCGTCATATTGTTCTGTTACATAGCCGTCAACGATCTCTTGCCCAAGCAAGGATGCCGTTCCGAAGGAGGTGGCCCCGGAGATGTTTTCGTATACCTTACCGATATTGAGGCCTGGGCGATGCTTGAGATATTCCTTGCCCTTGCGGCCGATAACCATCAGGTCGTAGGCTTCGAAGCCGTCTTCGTTCTTACGGACAAAGCGCTCTGCGGTTTTGCAGATGTTCGCGTTGAAACCTCCACACAGCCCTCGATCCGCCGTCAGGATCACAACCAGTGCCCGCCGTTTGCCCCGGGAGAAAAGCAGGGGATGGGCTTCCGCTTCCTCTCTGGCAGCCAGACTGGAAAGGACTTCCAGCATCTTGTCAGCATAAGGCCGGGAGGCAACCACCGCATCCTGGGCGCGCCGCAGTTTCGCGGCCGAGACCATTTTCATGGCCTTGGTGATCTGCTGGGTATTTTTGACCGAGCCGATCCGTTTTTTTATGTCCTTCAGACTTGGCATCTGTCTAACCTTTGGCTGGCGATAATTTACGCTACAAACTGACCCTTAAATTCGTCGAGAGCCGCTTTGATACGTACGTCAAGGTCAGCATCGATGGCTTTCTTCTCGCCGAGGTCGGTGATCAGTTGGCCGTGATTGGCTTCGAGGAAGGTCAACAGTTCCTGCTCGTAACGCTGAATGTCGGTCGTCGGATACTCATCAACATAACCATTATTGGCAGCGTAAATCGCCAGAACCTGCTTCGCCACCGGCAGCGGTTGGTACTGCCCCTGCTTGAGAATCTCAACCAGACGGGCACCACGATTGAGCTGACGCTGGGTGGCGGCATCGAGGTCGGAACCAAACTGGGCAAAAGCGGCCATCTCACGATACTGAGCAAGGGCCAGACGCAGAGTACCGGCGACCTGTTTCATCGCTTTTACTTGGGCGCTGCCGCCGACACGGGAGACGGAGAGGCCGACGTTGATCGCCGGACGCACACCCGAGTAGAAGAGGTCGGTTTCCAGGAAGATCTGACCGTCAGTGATGGAGATAACGTTGGTCGGGATGTAGGCGGAAACGTCACCGGCCTGGGTCTCGATAATCGGCAGCGCGGTCAGAGAACCGGCGCCAAGCTCGTCGTTGAGCTTCGCGGCACGCTCCAGCAGACGGCTGTGCAGGTAGAAGACGTCACCGGGATAGGCTTCACGTCCCGGCGGACGACGCAGCAGCAGGGAAAGCTGGCGATAGGCCACCGCCTGCTTGGACAGGTCATCGTAGATGATCAGGGCATGACGACCGCTGTCGCGGAAAAATTCGCCCATGGTAACGCCGGTGTAAGGCGAGATGAACTGCAGCGGGGCAGGGTCGGAAGCAGTCGCGGCAACAACAATAGTGTAATCCATAGCGCCGTGCTTCTTGAGCTTGTCGACAACCTGGGCAACGGTCGATCGCTTCTGACCGATGGCGACATAAATACAAATGACGCCATTGCCTTTCTGGTTGATGATGGTGTCGATGGCGACGGCGGTCTTGCCGGTCTGACGGTCGCCGATGATCAGCTCGCGCTGCCCGCGGCCGATCGGCACCATGGCATCGATCGCCTTGAGACCGGTCTGCATCGGCTCATGGACCGATTTACGAGCGACGATGCCGGGAGCCTTGATCTCTACCTGACGGTAATCCTTGGATTTGATCTCGCCCTTGCCGTCGATGGCAATACCAATGCCGTTGACCACCCGGCCAATCAGGGCCTCACCAACGGGAACCTGAACGATACGCTCGGTTCTCTTGACGGTGTCCCCTTCCTTGATGTGATGGGCCTCACCGAGGATGGCTGCACCGACATTGTCTTCTTCCAGGTTGAGAACCATGCCCATGATGCCGCCG
This window encodes:
- the atpD gene encoding F0F1 ATP synthase subunit beta, with amino-acid sequence MNKGKITQVIGPVIDVEFEAGKLPEIYYALKVTNPALGDQEWNLVVEVAQHLGENTVRAIAMDSTDGLVRGQEVLDTGKQIVMPVGRKTLGRILNVIGEPVDEAGPVGAEVEWEIHRPTPEFVDQSVSVQAFETGIKVVDLLAPYARGGKIGLFGGAGVGKTVLIMELIHNIAKQHGGFSVFAGVGERTREGNDLWHEMKDSGVLDKAALIYGQMNEPPGARARVALSALTVAEYFRDEEGQDVLLFIDNIFRFTQAGSEVSALLGRIPSAVGYQPTLSTEMGELQERITTTNKGSITSVQAIYVPADDLTDPAPATAFAHLDATTVLSRQIAELGIYPAVDPLDSTSRILDPQVVGEEHYKVARDVQYVLQRYKDLQDIIAILGMDELSEEDKLVVSRARKIQRFLSQPFHVAEVFTGSPGKYVELKDTIQGFQEIVAGKYDDIPEQAFYMVGTIEEALEKAKQLAA
- the truC gene encoding tRNA pseudouridine(65) synthase TruC, giving the protein MEILYRDEHLVAVNKPSGLLVHRSEIDRRETRFALQLVRDQLGQWVYPVHRLARPTSGVLLLALNPDVARRMGEAFAAGAVEKTYLAVVRGIPPEEGVIDYPLTEELDRHSDRLARPDKGPQPAVTEFRRLATVELPCPVGRYPSSRYSLVEARPKTGRKHQLRRHFKHLFHPLIGDTKHGEGRHNRFFRETYACHRLLLAAVEITLPHPVTGQPLRITAPLEDSFAAVIEKLGWKETVPERWWRKG
- the atpA gene encoding F0F1 ATP synthase subunit alpha, which translates into the protein MEIKAEEISAIIKKQIENFGREVEVSETGTIISVGDGIARIHGLDKAMAGELLEFPGGIMGMVLNLEEDNVGAAILGEAHHIKEGDTVKRTERIVQVPVGEALIGRVVNGIGIAIDGKGEIKSKDYRQVEIKAPGIVARKSVHEPMQTGLKAIDAMVPIGRGQRELIIGDRQTGKTAVAIDTIINQKGNGVICIYVAIGQKRSTVAQVVDKLKKHGAMDYTIVVAATASDPAPLQFISPYTGVTMGEFFRDSGRHALIIYDDLSKQAVAYRQLSLLLRRPPGREAYPGDVFYLHSRLLERAAKLNDELGAGSLTALPIIETQAGDVSAYIPTNVISITDGQIFLETDLFYSGVRPAINVGLSVSRVGGSAQVKAMKQVAGTLRLALAQYREMAAFAQFGSDLDAATQRQLNRGARLVEILKQGQYQPLPVAKQVLAIYAANNGYVDEYPTTDIQRYEQELLTFLEANHGQLITDLGEKKAIDADLDVRIKAALDEFKGQFVA
- the atpG gene encoding ATP synthase F1 subunit gamma, with product MPSLKDIKKRIGSVKNTQQITKAMKMVSAAKLRRAQDAVVASRPYADKMLEVLSSLAAREEAEAHPLLFSRGKRRALVVILTADRGLCGGFNANICKTAERFVRKNEDGFEAYDLMVIGRKGKEYLKHRPGLNIGKVYENISGATSFGTASLLGQEIVDGYVTEQYDAVYLIYNAFRSAISQVVTTAQLLPIIPREVAEGTQMTQYLYEPNRGAVLEQLLPKNVEVQIFRALLESVASEHGARMSAMDSASKNAKEMIGKLTLQYNRARQAAITKELMEIISGAESVKN
- a CDS encoding HD-GYP domain-containing protein, coding for MQEQPTPLTPSTEHSSLPPVSEQGWYPVDLRCLDPEMVTPCDLYRRTGHNRFVLFSQRRLPVDRVVRERLLTHGLNYLYIQEGDSPVYFDFLKNSLISVVRDPHTSSEKKAQAVHASCQEILRWAFDEPRAPFVRQAQEAILPTVSLIMTDDSATRHLIRLTAYDHSTYTHCTNVGIYGVALAKIFFGSDSMKKMETLGPGFFLHDLGKCRIPIEILNKPGALTESERQIVNKHPDDGHIMLAESGLLTEEAKIIALQHHERDDGKGYPNALTGDDIHPYARICRLADVYEALTADRPYHQRKSTFDAFKIMYQQFTSDLDRKLFEIFIQLFAG
- a CDS encoding F0F1 ATP synthase subunit epsilon, with the translated sequence MAEKLRLELVTPYKKALSEEVDEVTAPGTLGEFGILPGHTPLLTTLKIGELSYRRGGEVFHLAVNWGYVEVEDDKVTVLVETAEPADEIDLERARAALGRAEEALRKLSSEDKDFLVMQAALERALIRIQVAGRQGR
- a CDS encoding GntR family transcriptional regulator — translated: MRKKLVDSHLTLREKILETIREAILKGSLKPGEKVAEPELAERFGISRTPIREAFRQLESEGYLTVIPRKGAVVASLSERDVEEFYAIKSVLEGYAARMAADKLSDRDIERLETINDRLEKLAREGDVKNFFRVHSDFHEAFIRASGNDKLLELISQLLLKFNRLRMASLSLPGRMEVSVQEHRKLLEAFKARDGELAETLVTKTAAFGGQQLIQSMAQKEGRPFEGSILHQVGDV